The Pasteurella multocida genome contains a region encoding:
- the dusC gene encoding tRNA dihydrouridine(16) synthase DusC gives MRVILAPMQGVLDPFVRQLLTQVNQYDLCVSEFVRVVDQLLPTKVFYRLCPELYQQGLTASGTPVRVQLLGQHPQWLAENAQRAIELGSHGIDLNCGCPSKTVNGSNGGASLLKQPELIYHATKALRAAVPKDLPVSVKVRLGWDNSEQAFEIADAVQQGGATEITIHGRTKMDGYRADRINWAKINDVRQGLSIPVIANGEIWDWQSGQACLAETGCQDLMIGRGALNIPNLSQVVKFNQAKMPWAEVLILLHQYAHTENQFDTGFYHVARIKQWLGYLKKAYPQADALFQLIKTCHDGQALRMKIDGVMN, from the coding sequence ATGCGCGTAATTCTTGCTCCGATGCAAGGGGTATTAGACCCCTTTGTTCGTCAACTTCTCACACAGGTCAATCAGTATGATTTGTGTGTTTCTGAATTTGTGCGGGTGGTCGATCAACTTCTTCCCACGAAAGTATTCTATCGTCTGTGCCCTGAATTATATCAACAAGGATTGACCGCTTCGGGAACGCCAGTGCGTGTGCAACTATTGGGGCAACATCCTCAATGGTTAGCGGAAAATGCGCAGCGCGCGATTGAATTAGGTTCGCATGGTATTGATCTCAATTGTGGTTGTCCGTCAAAAACGGTGAATGGCAGCAATGGCGGCGCGTCTCTCTTAAAACAACCCGAACTGATTTATCACGCCACCAAAGCCCTACGTGCTGCAGTACCGAAGGACTTGCCAGTTAGTGTAAAAGTGCGTTTAGGTTGGGATAATTCAGAACAAGCGTTTGAGATCGCTGATGCGGTACAACAAGGTGGTGCGACAGAGATTACTATCCATGGACGAACCAAAATGGATGGTTATCGTGCTGATCGGATTAATTGGGCAAAAATTAATGACGTACGTCAAGGCTTATCTATTCCAGTGATTGCCAATGGTGAGATCTGGGACTGGCAATCAGGGCAAGCCTGTTTAGCTGAAACGGGGTGCCAAGATTTGATGATTGGGCGCGGCGCTTTGAATATTCCGAATTTAAGCCAAGTGGTGAAATTCAATCAAGCAAAAATGCCGTGGGCTGAGGTGCTTATCCTGTTACATCAATATGCGCATACGGAAAACCAATTTGATACGGGGTTTTATCATGTCGCGCGTATAAAACAATGGCTAGGTTATCTTAAAAAAGCATACCCACAAGCCGATGCGCTCTTTCAGCTCATTAAAACCTGTCATGATGGACAGGCGTTACGCATGAAAATAGACGGAGTTATGAACTAA
- a CDS encoding YicC/YloC family endoribonuclease produces MIYSMTAFARLEIKQDWGDAVWEIRSVNQRYLETFFRLPEQFRGLENTLREKLRQKLTRGKIECTLRIDNKKQAATEIHLNKAFALQVIQSLQWIKQQAGEGEIHLNDVLRYPGVVEVPEQDLDLISQQLLSAFDSLLTEFIAMRAREGEKLNTLLQQRLDAVEVEANKVRSKMPEILQWQRDRLLQRFDEIHLQVDPQRVEQEMVLLAQRVDVAEELDRLQLHVKETKAILQKGGAVGRKLDFMMQELNRESNTLASKSISTEVTNSAVELKVLIEQMREQIQNLE; encoded by the coding sequence ATGATTTATAGTATGACCGCTTTTGCACGCCTCGAAATCAAACAGGATTGGGGTGATGCCGTGTGGGAAATTCGCTCAGTTAACCAGCGCTATTTAGAAACCTTTTTCCGCTTGCCTGAGCAATTTCGTGGTTTAGAAAATACCTTGCGAGAAAAACTGCGTCAAAAACTGACGCGTGGCAAAATTGAATGCACATTGCGTATTGATAATAAAAAACAAGCTGCCACAGAAATCCATTTAAACAAAGCCTTTGCATTACAAGTGATACAGTCATTACAGTGGATCAAACAACAAGCCGGGGAAGGCGAGATTCACTTAAATGACGTGTTGCGCTATCCGGGCGTCGTTGAAGTACCAGAACAAGATCTGGATTTGATTAGCCAACAATTACTCAGCGCGTTTGACAGCTTATTAACCGAGTTTATTGCAATGCGAGCAAGAGAGGGCGAAAAACTCAACACACTCCTTCAACAACGTTTAGATGCCGTTGAAGTTGAAGCCAATAAAGTGCGGTCAAAAATGCCGGAAATTTTACAATGGCAACGAGATCGTTTATTACAGCGCTTTGACGAAATCCATTTACAAGTGGATCCCCAACGTGTTGAGCAGGAAATGGTGTTATTAGCTCAACGGGTTGATGTCGCTGAAGAACTCGATCGTCTGCAATTACACGTCAAAGAAACCAAAGCCATTTTACAAAAAGGCGGTGCGGTTGGCAGAAAATTGGATTTTATGATGCAAGAACTTAACCGTGAATCAAATACGCTCGCGTCCAAATCTATCAGTACTGAAGTCACCAATTCTGCGGTTGAACTGAAAGTCCTTATCGAACAAATGCGTGAGCAAATTCAAAACTTAGAGTAA
- the pyrG gene encoding glutamine hydrolyzing CTP synthase, producing the protein MATNYIFVTGGVVSSLGKGIAAASLAAILEARGLKVTMLKLDPYINVDPGTMSPTQHGEVFVTQDGAETDLDLGHYERFIRTKMTKRNNFTTGKIYSEVLRKERRGDYLGATIQVIPHITNEIKSRVIDGAAGHDVAIVEVGGTVGDIESLPFLEALRQLAVQVGRERTLFMHLTLVPYIPTAGEVKTKPTQHSVKELLSIGIQPDVLICRSDRMVPPNERAKIALFCNVPERAVISLKDVSSIYQIPALLKSQGLDDFICQRFHLDCPEADLSEWEQVLYQEANPTGEVVIGMVGKYTELPDAYKSVNEALKHAGLKNRLSVQIKYIDSQDVETKGTEVLEGVDGILVPGGFGNRGVEGKILTAKYARENHIPYLGICLGMQVAYIEYARNVAGLTNANSTEFDRTCDYPVVGLITEWQDAEGNIETRTDASDLGGTMRLGAQQCHLMEGSKARELYGAETIEERHRHRYEVNNVLRPQVEKAGLKVTGLSADKKLVEIIEVPNHPWFVACQFHPEFTSTPRDGHPLFAGFVKAAKDNQKK; encoded by the coding sequence ATGGCAACAAATTATATTTTTGTGACGGGCGGTGTTGTATCTTCCCTGGGTAAAGGTATTGCTGCAGCATCATTAGCAGCAATTTTAGAAGCACGTGGTTTAAAGGTCACCATGTTAAAACTTGATCCTTATATCAACGTGGACCCGGGCACCATGAGTCCAACTCAACATGGTGAAGTCTTTGTCACCCAAGATGGCGCTGAAACCGACTTAGACTTAGGGCATTATGAGCGTTTTATTCGCACCAAAATGACCAAACGTAACAATTTCACCACAGGTAAAATCTATTCTGAAGTCTTACGCAAAGAGCGTCGTGGTGATTATTTAGGCGCAACAATTCAAGTCATTCCTCACATCACAAACGAAATTAAATCTCGCGTCATTGATGGCGCAGCTGGGCATGATGTCGCAATTGTCGAAGTAGGGGGAACAGTAGGTGATATTGAATCTTTACCTTTCCTTGAAGCCTTACGTCAACTGGCAGTGCAAGTCGGTCGTGAACGTACCTTGTTTATGCACTTAACCCTCGTACCTTATATTCCAACGGCAGGTGAAGTGAAAACGAAACCAACACAACATTCAGTGAAAGAATTATTATCCATTGGGATTCAACCTGATGTCTTAATTTGTCGCTCTGATCGCATGGTCCCACCAAATGAGCGAGCAAAAATCGCATTATTCTGTAATGTGCCAGAAAGAGCGGTCATTTCACTGAAAGATGTCAGCTCGATTTACCAAATTCCAGCCTTATTAAAATCACAAGGTTTGGATGATTTCATTTGTCAACGTTTCCACTTAGATTGCCCAGAAGCCGATCTGTCTGAATGGGAACAAGTGTTATACCAAGAAGCGAATCCAACAGGTGAAGTGGTGATCGGTATGGTGGGTAAATACACTGAATTACCGGATGCCTACAAATCGGTTAATGAAGCCTTGAAACACGCAGGCTTAAAAAACCGTCTTAGCGTGCAAATCAAATATATTGATTCACAAGATGTGGAAACCAAAGGCACAGAAGTGTTAGAAGGCGTTGACGGTATTTTAGTGCCGGGTGGATTTGGTAATCGTGGTGTAGAAGGTAAAATTCTCACCGCCAAATATGCACGTGAAAATCACATTCCTTATTTAGGGATCTGCTTAGGGATGCAAGTAGCTTATATTGAATATGCTCGCAATGTTGCTGGTTTAACTAATGCAAATTCTACTGAATTTGACCGCACTTGTGACTATCCTGTCGTGGGCTTAATTACCGAATGGCAAGACGCCGAAGGGAATATTGAAACACGTACCGATGCCTCTGATTTAGGTGGCACCATGCGTTTAGGTGCACAACAATGCCATTTAATGGAAGGTAGCAAAGCACGTGAACTTTATGGTGCTGAAACCATCGAAGAACGTCATCGTCATCGTTATGAAGTCAATAACGTCTTACGTCCACAAGTGGAAAAAGCGGGCTTAAAAGTCACGGGCTTATCCGCAGATAAAAAATTAGTGGAAATTATTGAAGTACCAAATCACCCTTGGTTTGTGGCGTGTCAATTCCACCCAGAATTCACCTCCACCCCACGTGATGGGCACCCACTCTTTGCTGGTTTTGTCAAAGCGGCAAAAGACAATCAAAAGAAATAA
- the brnQ gene encoding branched-chain amino acid transport system II carrier protein → MNKNTFVVGFMLFAIFFGAGNLIFPPKLGFESGVGFWPAILGFVTTGVGLPLLGILVATRYEGGYKKALEDIHPWISVLLLGAIYLTIGPFFAIPRTAATAFDMAVIPFIGSSDPVSLFAFTFVYFAITLWVSLNPTKMVDRIGAILTPVLLVAIIALVVRMASILISGEYNNTSAGMETPLIVGFIEGYQTMDVLASFAFSVVVMNAIRAKSDKKTSFIKQATVASLIAAIALAFIYIAIGWIGNNIPLSAETVADVASKGQNLGVFILNDATTQSFGELGRSLLGLIVTLACLTTAIGLVVATSSYFNSIFPVISYRNYAILFTLIGFGLANQGLNAVISKSVPVLLVLYPISMTAMLLLLVNLVMPLPKLAKGIPLVLVAIVSILSVMGAEVVAGLPFKAYSMEWLPVALFGCFIGLIIVKAQAQMKVKAH, encoded by the coding sequence ATGAACAAAAACACATTTGTTGTTGGCTTTATGCTATTTGCCATCTTTTTTGGGGCAGGGAATTTAATTTTTCCACCCAAATTAGGTTTTGAAAGTGGCGTCGGTTTTTGGCCAGCTATTCTTGGGTTTGTCACGACAGGCGTTGGTTTGCCTCTTTTAGGGATTTTAGTGGCGACTCGTTATGAAGGTGGCTATAAGAAAGCATTAGAAGATATTCATCCGTGGATTTCTGTGCTCTTGTTAGGTGCGATTTATTTAACGATTGGACCGTTTTTTGCGATTCCACGTACCGCGGCGACAGCTTTTGATATGGCTGTGATTCCTTTTATTGGGAGCAGCGATCCCGTTTCTTTATTTGCTTTTACCTTTGTTTATTTTGCGATCACATTATGGGTCAGTTTAAACCCGACTAAAATGGTGGATCGTATCGGGGCGATTTTAACCCCTGTTCTATTAGTTGCAATTATTGCGTTAGTCGTGCGTATGGCGAGTATTTTAATTAGCGGAGAGTACAATAATACCTCAGCAGGTATGGAAACCCCATTAATTGTTGGCTTTATCGAAGGCTATCAAACCATGGATGTGCTTGCCTCTTTTGCTTTCTCTGTCGTGGTCATGAACGCAATTCGTGCGAAAAGTGACAAAAAAACCAGCTTTATTAAACAAGCCACTGTAGCAAGTCTGATTGCGGCAATTGCTTTAGCCTTTATTTATATTGCGATTGGTTGGATTGGCAACAATATCCCGTTGAGTGCGGAAACTGTTGCAGATGTTGCGAGCAAAGGTCAAAATTTAGGCGTATTTATTTTAAATGATGCGACGACACAATCGTTTGGTGAGTTAGGACGTAGCTTACTGGGCTTAATTGTGACATTAGCTTGTTTAACAACAGCGATTGGTTTAGTGGTGGCAACCTCTTCTTACTTTAACAGTATTTTCCCTGTCATTTCTTATCGTAACTATGCCATTTTATTTACCTTGATTGGATTTGGTTTGGCGAACCAAGGGTTAAATGCCGTGATTAGTAAGTCTGTGCCTGTGTTATTAGTCCTTTATCCAATCTCAATGACAGCGATGTTATTATTGTTAGTTAATTTGGTCATGCCATTACCAAAATTAGCAAAAGGCATCCCATTAGTGTTGGTGGCGATTGTGTCCATCTTATCCGTCATGGGCGCTGAGGTTGTAGCAGGCTTACCATTTAAAGCATACTCAATGGAATGGTTACCGGTGGCATTATTTGGTTGTTTCATCGGCTTAATCATTGTAAAAGCACAAGCGCAAATGAAAGTGAAAGCACATTAA
- the eno gene encoding phosphopyruvate hydratase has translation MAKIVKVIGREIIDSRGNPTVEAEVHLEGGFVGLAAAPSGASTGSREALELRDGDKARFLGKGVLKAVAAVNNEIAQALVGKDATNQAEIDQIMIDLDGTENKSKFGANAILAVSLANAKAAAAAKSMPLFAWIAELNGTPGQYSMPLPMMNIINGGEHADNNVDIQEFMIQPVGAKTLKEALRIGAEVFHNLAKVLKGKGLSTAVGDEGGFAPNLESNAAALACIKEAVEKAGYVLGKDVTLAMDCASSEFYNKENGMYEMKGEGKSFTSQEFTHYLEELCKEYPIVSIEDGQDESDWEGFAYQTKVLGDKVQLVGDDLFVTNTKILKEGIEKGIANSILIKFNQIGSLTETLAAIKMAKDAGYTAVISHRSGETEDATIADLAVGTAAGQIKTGSMSRSDRIAKYNQLIRIEEALGDKAPFLGLKAVKGQA, from the coding sequence ATGGCAAAAATCGTTAAAGTGATCGGCCGTGAAATCATCGATTCTCGTGGTAACCCAACTGTTGAAGCAGAAGTCCATTTAGAAGGTGGCTTCGTGGGTCTAGCCGCCGCACCATCAGGCGCATCAACTGGTTCACGCGAAGCATTAGAATTACGTGACGGTGACAAAGCACGTTTCTTAGGTAAAGGTGTGTTAAAAGCTGTTGCTGCAGTGAACAACGAAATTGCACAAGCTCTCGTTGGTAAAGATGCGACAAACCAAGCTGAAATCGACCAAATCATGATCGATTTAGATGGCACAGAAAACAAATCTAAATTCGGTGCAAACGCCATTTTAGCGGTTTCTTTAGCTAACGCAAAAGCAGCGGCGGCGGCAAAAAGTATGCCATTATTTGCTTGGATTGCAGAACTTAACGGTACGCCAGGTCAATACTCTATGCCATTACCAATGATGAACATCATCAACGGTGGTGAGCACGCAGACAACAACGTTGATATCCAAGAATTTATGATTCAACCAGTGGGTGCGAAAACCTTAAAAGAAGCCCTTCGTATCGGTGCTGAAGTATTCCACAACCTTGCGAAAGTATTAAAAGGCAAAGGCTTAAGCACAGCAGTCGGTGACGAAGGTGGTTTTGCACCTAACTTAGAATCTAACGCAGCAGCGCTTGCTTGTATCAAAGAAGCCGTAGAAAAAGCGGGTTATGTGTTAGGTAAAGATGTCACATTAGCGATGGACTGTGCATCATCTGAGTTCTATAACAAAGAAAATGGTATGTACGAAATGAAAGGTGAAGGTAAATCATTCACTTCTCAAGAGTTCACACACTACTTAGAAGAATTATGCAAAGAATACCCAATCGTGTCTATTGAAGATGGTCAAGATGAGTCAGACTGGGAAGGTTTCGCCTACCAAACTAAAGTATTAGGCGACAAAGTTCAATTAGTTGGTGATGACTTATTCGTAACGAATACCAAAATCTTAAAAGAAGGTATCGAAAAAGGTATCGCGAACTCGATCTTAATCAAATTCAACCAAATCGGTTCATTAACTGAAACGTTAGCGGCAATCAAAATGGCGAAAGACGCGGGTTACACGGCGGTGATTTCACACCGTTCTGGTGAAACAGAAGATGCCACTATTGCAGATTTAGCCGTTGGTACCGCAGCAGGTCAAATCAAAACGGGTTCAATGAGCCGTTCTGACCGTATCGCGAAATACAACCAATTAATCCGTATCGAAGAAGCATTAGGTGATAAAGCACCATTCTTAGGTTTAAAAGCGGTTAAAGGTCAAGCATAA
- the djlA gene encoding co-chaperone DjlA — MNFIGKFLGLIIGWKLGGFFGAICGVILGHLGDKKLYELGTVNSSFFKSKITRQSLFMQTTFAVLGHLSKAKGRVTEDDIQLASHLMQQMQLDDANRRLAQEAFTRGKAADFPLRQVIREFRLGCGQRADLLRMFLHVQVQAAFADAQLDQSEKDVLYIVGEELGLSRFQFEQMLAMEFAARQFSRAGYQQQNRYQRDYGYQQHQQQYGGYQQQSGPTVDDAYKVLGVSATDDQQTVKRAYRRLMNENHPDKLVAKGLPKEMLEMAKEKTQQIQSAYDLICKTKGWK; from the coding sequence ATGAATTTTATTGGTAAGTTTTTAGGCTTGATTATTGGTTGGAAGTTAGGTGGCTTTTTTGGCGCGATTTGTGGTGTGATTTTAGGGCACCTTGGTGATAAAAAGCTGTATGAATTAGGGACGGTCAATTCCAGTTTCTTTAAAAGTAAAATCACCCGTCAATCGCTATTTATGCAAACCACTTTTGCGGTGCTTGGACATTTAAGCAAAGCGAAAGGGCGAGTCACTGAAGATGATATTCAATTAGCCAGTCATTTAATGCAACAAATGCAGTTAGATGACGCCAATCGCCGTTTGGCACAAGAAGCCTTTACACGCGGTAAGGCAGCGGATTTCCCTTTGCGCCAAGTGATTCGCGAGTTTCGTTTAGGCTGTGGACAACGCGCTGATTTGTTACGGATGTTTTTACATGTTCAAGTTCAAGCGGCTTTCGCCGATGCTCAACTCGATCAAAGCGAAAAAGACGTACTGTATATTGTGGGAGAAGAATTAGGACTTTCTCGTTTTCAATTTGAACAAATGTTAGCGATGGAATTTGCAGCACGCCAGTTTTCTCGTGCAGGTTACCAACAGCAAAATCGTTATCAACGTGATTATGGCTATCAACAGCATCAGCAACAATATGGTGGTTATCAACAACAGTCAGGTCCAACAGTTGACGACGCGTATAAGGTGCTCGGTGTATCTGCTACGGATGATCAACAAACCGTGAAGCGGGCTTATCGCCGTCTGATGAATGAAAATCATCCTGATAAATTAGTGGCGAAAGGCTTACCAAAAGAAATGTTAGAGATGGCAAAAGAGAAAACGCAGCAAATTCAATCTGCGTATGATTTAATTTGTAAAACCAAAGGGTGGAAATAA
- the ruvX gene encoding Holliday junction resolvase RuvX, which translates to MGMTVLAFDFGTKSIGCAVGQSITGTAQALPAFKAQDGIPNWDAIGKCLAEWQPDRVVVGLPLNMDGTEQDLTVRARKFAHRLHGRFGVAVELQDERLTTTEARAEIFGRGGYKALNKSKVDGISACLILESWFENQQVK; encoded by the coding sequence ATGGGGATGACTGTTCTCGCATTTGATTTTGGTACAAAAAGCATTGGTTGTGCGGTAGGGCAAAGTATTACGGGCACGGCTCAGGCATTGCCAGCGTTTAAAGCACAAGATGGCATCCCAAACTGGGATGCGATCGGCAAGTGTTTGGCAGAATGGCAACCAGATCGAGTAGTGGTCGGTTTACCGTTAAATATGGATGGTACCGAGCAAGATCTCACAGTAAGGGCAAGAAAATTTGCTCATCGTTTACATGGGCGTTTTGGCGTGGCAGTTGAATTACAAGATGAACGTTTGACCACGACAGAAGCGCGAGCTGAAATCTTTGGACGTGGTGGTTATAAAGCGTTAAACAAAAGTAAAGTAGATGGGATATCTGCGTGTTTGATTTTAGAAAGTTGGTTTGAAAATCAACAGGTTAAGTAA
- a CDS encoding DUF2238 domain-containing protein, protein MSLTTKQVFPWLLALVVLVIAIWSSIEPVSRAVWYAEVLPIFLVFLALVVSYSRFQFSNLAYFLMSLWMVLHLIGAHYTFEQVPFEWANRLLAPWLGEGRNHFDRVAHYVIGFYSFPMAEWLLRRRLCGPILAGFFALFFIMSIAAGYELIEWQYAVIAGGEEGIAFLGSQGDQWDAQKDILADTFGALSALALFYLVRTDKTCA, encoded by the coding sequence ATGTCCTTGACCACCAAACAGGTATTTCCTTGGCTGTTAGCACTCGTTGTGCTTGTCATCGCGATTTGGTCGAGCATTGAACCTGTTTCTCGGGCGGTGTGGTATGCTGAAGTATTACCCATTTTTTTGGTCTTTTTGGCTTTAGTCGTGAGCTATTCTCGTTTTCAGTTCAGCAACCTTGCATATTTCTTAATGAGCTTATGGATGGTTTTACATCTTATTGGTGCTCACTATACGTTTGAACAGGTGCCTTTTGAGTGGGCAAATCGACTACTCGCCCCTTGGTTAGGCGAAGGACGTAATCATTTTGATCGCGTAGCACATTATGTTATTGGTTTTTACAGTTTTCCTATGGCGGAATGGTTGTTACGACGTCGATTATGTGGTCCGATCTTAGCGGGCTTTTTTGCCCTATTTTTTATTATGAGTATTGCGGCGGGCTATGAGTTGATTGAGTGGCAATATGCGGTGATTGCTGGTGGTGAAGAGGGAATTGCCTTTTTAGGATCGCAGGGCGATCAGTGGGATGCGCAAAAAGATATTTTGGCAGATACATTCGGGGCGTTAAGCGCGTTGGCATTGTTTTATCTCGTGAGAACGGATAAAACATGCGCGTAA
- the pyrE gene encoding orotate phosphoribosyltransferase — MEAYKSEFIQFALSRQVLKFGEFTLKSGRISPYFFNAGLFNTGADLARLGEFYAKAIQASGVEYDVIFGPAYKGLPIATTVSVALFNHFQIDKPVCFNRKEAKDHGEGGQLIGYGLSGKILLVDDVITAGTAIRESMTLIAQNQAELSAVMIALNRQEKGKGELSAIQEVERDYQCQVLSIVNFDDLMTFIEQAPEYQQYLPAMRAYREQYGVK; from the coding sequence ATGGAAGCCTATAAATCGGAATTTATTCAATTTGCCCTGAGCCGTCAGGTGTTAAAATTTGGTGAATTCACCCTGAAATCCGGTCGTATCAGCCCGTACTTTTTTAATGCAGGGTTATTTAATACGGGAGCAGATCTCGCTCGTTTAGGGGAATTCTATGCCAAAGCGATTCAAGCCAGTGGTGTTGAATATGATGTGATTTTTGGTCCGGCTTATAAAGGGCTGCCGATTGCCACGACGGTTTCTGTGGCATTATTTAATCATTTTCAAATTGATAAACCCGTTTGCTTTAACCGTAAAGAAGCCAAAGATCACGGTGAAGGGGGGCAGCTCATTGGCTATGGTTTAAGTGGAAAAATTTTATTGGTCGATGATGTGATTACTGCGGGGACCGCCATTCGTGAATCCATGACCTTAATTGCACAAAATCAAGCGGAACTCAGTGCCGTGATGATCGCGTTAAATCGTCAAGAAAAAGGCAAAGGTGAATTGTCTGCGATTCAAGAAGTGGAACGTGATTATCAATGCCAAGTGTTGTCGATTGTGAATTTTGATGATTTGATGACTTTCATTGAGCAAGCACCAGAATATCAACAATATTTACCAGCAATGCGTGCTTATCGTGAGCAATATGGCGTGAAGTAA
- the rph gene encoding ribonuclease PH, translating to MRPNERANNQPRPIKITRHYTKHAEGSVLVEFGDTKVLCTATVEESVPRFLKGQNQGWVTAEYGMLPRSTHSRMQREAAKGKQGGRTLEIQRLIARSLRAMVDLEALGERSITLDCDVIQADGGTRTASITGACVALCDAIHGLVENGTLKVNPIKSLVAAISVGIVEGVPVCDLEYVEDSAAETDMNVVMMEDGRMIEVQGTAEGEPFSHEELLTLLALAKEGCQLIFDVQRQALAK from the coding sequence ATGCGTCCAAATGAACGTGCAAATAATCAGCCCCGCCCGATCAAAATTACTCGTCATTATACAAAACATGCGGAAGGCTCAGTGTTGGTTGAGTTTGGAGACACGAAAGTACTCTGTACAGCGACGGTGGAAGAGTCGGTGCCTCGCTTTTTGAAAGGTCAAAATCAAGGGTGGGTAACGGCGGAATATGGGATGTTGCCACGTTCAACTCATAGCCGTATGCAACGTGAGGCGGCAAAGGGTAAACAAGGCGGACGCACACTTGAAATTCAGCGTTTAATTGCGCGCTCATTGCGGGCAATGGTCGATTTAGAAGCCTTAGGCGAACGCTCGATTACATTGGATTGTGATGTGATTCAAGCAGATGGGGGAACACGCACAGCATCGATTACTGGTGCTTGCGTAGCCTTATGTGATGCGATTCATGGTTTAGTGGAAAATGGCACCTTAAAAGTAAATCCTATTAAAAGTTTAGTGGCGGCGATTTCCGTCGGGATTGTTGAGGGCGTGCCGGTTTGTGATTTGGAATATGTCGAAGATTCTGCGGCAGAAACGGATATGAATGTCGTGATGATGGAAGATGGGCGAATGATTGAAGTACAGGGGACAGCAGAAGGAGAACCATTCAGTCATGAAGAATTATTGACTTTGTTAGCCTTAGCTAAAGAAGGTTGTCAGCTTATTTTCGATGTGCAACGTCAGGCGCTAGCCAAGTAG
- a CDS encoding YgfZ/GcvT domain-containing protein: MTYSLLTETQAHVVCDLQQYTLLEIQGEDAEKYLQGQLTCDVNKLAVGESTLAAHCDAKGKINSLFRLIRTAPQTFYLLVKKGLLPTALDQLKKYAVFSKVTFTPCDWQIIGLAGEKIINACDEIDAQIRVTLSSQQPRVILIHPTALDLQANASHVVWDLLDIQDGIPLLSPETQAEFIPQALNLQCLEHAISFQKGCYIGQEIVARAKYRGANKRAMFTFVAQSQEMPNIKSEVEMQLENHWRKTGNIISAVNFEGTLWLQVVLNNQLEEDVQFRLSEHTALTRFPLPYTLS; the protein is encoded by the coding sequence ATGACTTATTCATTATTAACGGAAACCCAAGCACATGTGGTTTGCGATCTACAACAATACACGCTACTTGAAATCCAAGGCGAAGATGCCGAAAAATATTTACAAGGTCAGCTCACTTGTGACGTTAACAAATTAGCGGTAGGAGAATCTACTCTTGCAGCCCATTGTGATGCAAAAGGAAAAATCAATTCGCTTTTTCGCTTAATTCGTACGGCTCCGCAGACGTTCTACTTATTGGTCAAAAAAGGGTTGTTGCCAACGGCGCTTGACCAATTGAAAAAATATGCGGTTTTTTCTAAAGTGACTTTTACCCCATGTGATTGGCAAATTATTGGCTTAGCTGGAGAGAAAATCATCAATGCCTGCGATGAAATCGACGCACAAATACGTGTAACCTTATCCAGTCAACAACCACGTGTCATTTTAATCCACCCAACAGCATTAGATTTGCAAGCCAATGCTAGCCATGTGGTATGGGATTTATTGGACATTCAAGATGGCATCCCTTTATTAAGCCCTGAAACGCAAGCGGAGTTTATTCCACAAGCATTAAACTTACAATGTTTAGAACACGCTATTTCATTCCAAAAAGGTTGTTATATTGGACAAGAAATTGTCGCCAGAGCAAAATACCGTGGTGCGAATAAACGCGCGATGTTTACTTTTGTAGCTCAAAGTCAAGAAATGCCAAATATCAAAAGTGAAGTTGAAATGCAATTGGAAAACCATTGGCGTAAAACGGGTAATATCATTAGCGCAGTGAATTTTGAGGGCACATTATGGTTACAAGTGGTGTTAAACAATCAGCTTGAAGAAGACGTCCAATTTCGTTTATCAGAACATACAGCTTTAACCCGGTTTCCTTTGCCTTATACATTAAGTTAG